CGGACGCTTTCGTACTGACCGCCTCACTTGTAGCAACATACGGGCAGGCCAAGAAAATCTTCCAACACTGGTATGTATGGATTCTCATCGATGTGGTCTCCATCCCGCTCTACTTCAGCCGCGGTCTGGCACTGACAGCCATCCTTTACGTCGGGTTCCTGGCCCTCTGCATCTACGGACTTATCGACTGGAAACGTGCCCGCAGCACTGAAACGCCGGTGATCCCCGAAACCATCAAGACAGGAGCATGACATGTACAAGCAGGCCATGGTCATCGGTAAGTTCTACCCGCCACACGCAGGCCACGCCCACCTGATCACCACTGCCGCAGCGCAGGCCGAAAGGGTCGCTGTCCTGGTCCTGGGCACCCGCTTTGAGTCCATCAGCGTTGACGACCGGGCCACCTGGCTTGCCGATGAATTTGATGGCGTCGACGGCGTGGAGGTCATCCGAATGCGTAACGACTGCCCTGAGGACTACTACTCGGACGAAATCTGGAAGGCCCAGACCGAGCTGATGCGTCTGGCGCTGAAGTCCCACGGCGTGACCTCCGTTGATGCCGTGTTCAGCTCCGAAGAATACGGCATCCAGTTGGCCGGGGCCTTTAACGCAGAACACGTCCTCGTGGACCCGTCCCGGAGCACCTACCCGATCAGCGGCACTCAATGCCGTGATGATCCAGGGGCAACCTGGCCCTGCATCATCGCGCCCGCCCGCCAGGGGATGGCAACGCGCATCATCGTGGTTGGCGCCGAGTCCACGGGCACCACCACACTGGCCAAGGCGCTTACCGAGCATTACCGGCCGCGGTTCCCCCGGCTCGCGGACGTCCCCGAATATGGTCGCGAATACACTTACACGAAGTTCGAGGAGCTGAGCGCCCGGACCCCGGACGCGACACTTCAGAACATGGTGTGGACAGCGCAGGACTTCGGCCTGATTGGCGCGCGACAGACTGATATGGAAAATGCGGCAGCTGACGCCTGTCCCTTGGTGATTGCAGACACCGACGCACTGGCCACCACACTGTGGGAGCGGTTCTACCTGGGGGAAGGAAGCTTCGGTTCGTACCACGCTGCCGATGTTCTGCCTCGGCGTGATGTGTACCTGATCACCGATCACGAGGGCGTGGAGTTCGAAGACGATGGCTGGCGTGAAGGCGAACACCGACGTGCAGAAATGACTGAGTGGTTCAAGGAGACCCTGACTGAGGAAGGGCACTCCTGGATATTGGTCACGGGTGACCATGACCGGCGCATGAAAACCGCCGTCGAGGTCATTGACCTGATCCTTGCCCAGCGGAGCAGCCTGACGTCCCCGCCCTGGGCCACCAGAACCGTTCTGGAAGGAGCAGGGGCATGACACCCGAAACGGATTCCGCCGGGAAATTTCTGGAAAGCTACAATCCCCGGGACTATCCCTCCGTAGCCCTGACGGTGGACCTGGTGGTCTTTGCCGTCGCCGGAGGGGTGCTGAAAGTCGCTTTGGTCCGGCGGGGAGAGCACCCCTTCAAGGATGGGCTTGCCCTCCCAGGAGGCTTTGTCGGCGCAGAGGAATCAGCCAGTCAAGCAGCAGGGCGTGAACTCGCTGAAGAAACGGGTCTGGACCTCGGAAGGCTGCCGGTTCATATTGAGCAGCTGGCTACCTACACGAGCCCGGATCGGGATCCCCGCATGCGGGTTGTCTCCGTGGCCCATCTGGCGCTTTTGGCTTCCCCTGGGATCTCACTGCCCGAGATCGCAGCAGGGTCGGATGCTGCCTCTGCCGGTTGGTATGCCGTCCATGACATTCTCCGCAGCAAAGAGCTGGCCTTTGATCACGCCGCTATCCTGGGCGACGGGTTGGCGCGGCTGGCAGGGAAAATGGAATACACCACCGTCGCTGCCCGACTTCTGCCGGAGGAGTTCACGCTGACGCAGCTTCGCACCGTCTATGACGCCGTGTGGGAAACAACTCTGGCCGCCGGTAACTTCACCCGCAAGATGATGCCTCAGCTGAATGACACCGGCCGGAAGACCCGCGGAACAACCGGCGGTGCCCCGGCTGCGCTGTTCACCGCCACGGACCGGCACATCCATCCGCCGCTCAAGCGCTTCCCCACGGCTCCGGTCCAACCACGCCGACCGTGAGGCGTTTTCCAAGCCAGCGCGGTCAGAACATTAACTGGGAACGCCTACTTGGCGCTTTCCTTGCCTCGTCTTACCCTGCGGACAACGAGCCACGCAATGAAGGCGGCAAGCCCCGCGTAGACGGCGTAGTTGAGGAATCGTGAGTACTGGTCCACCAAGTGGTATTGCTTGCCGAGCAACGCGCCCAAGCCGATGAGCAGCGCGTTCCAAACTCCGGTGCCCGCGATGGTGAAGATACTGAAGGTCATCAGGTTCATGCGTTCGGCGCCGGCCGGCAGGGAGATGAGGCTGCGCACCCCGGGCAAAA
Above is a genomic segment from Arthrobacter sp. YN containing:
- a CDS encoding NUDIX hydrolase, translating into MTPETDSAGKFLESYNPRDYPSVALTVDLVVFAVAGGVLKVALVRRGEHPFKDGLALPGGFVGAEESASQAAGRELAEETGLDLGRLPVHIEQLATYTSPDRDPRMRVVSVAHLALLASPGISLPEIAAGSDAASAGWYAVHDILRSKELAFDHAAILGDGLARLAGKMEYTTVAARLLPEEFTLTQLRTVYDAVWETTLAAGNFTRKMMPQLNDTGRKTRGTTGGAPAALFTATDRHIHPPLKRFPTAPVQPRRP
- a CDS encoding AAA family ATPase; its protein translation is MYKQAMVIGKFYPPHAGHAHLITTAAAQAERVAVLVLGTRFESISVDDRATWLADEFDGVDGVEVIRMRNDCPEDYYSDEIWKAQTELMRLALKSHGVTSVDAVFSSEEYGIQLAGAFNAEHVLVDPSRSTYPISGTQCRDDPGATWPCIIAPARQGMATRIIVVGAESTGTTTLAKALTEHYRPRFPRLADVPEYGREYTYTKFEELSARTPDATLQNMVWTAQDFGLIGARQTDMENAAADACPLVIADTDALATTLWERFYLGEGSFGSYHAADVLPRRDVYLITDHEGVEFEDDGWREGEHRRAEMTEWFKETLTEEGHSWILVTGDHDRRMKTAVEVIDLILAQRSSLTSPPWATRTVLEGAGA